A region of Kribbella sp. NBC_01245 DNA encodes the following proteins:
- a CDS encoding IS30 family transposase, which produces MTRAAKEVGVHPGTARDWHHGVRRVGNTRVYPDGRVVDYGTTTRYSTSMTPSADAVISDRYLCLDQRLAIADGRVNKLTLTAIAAGIGKDKSTVSREIRAHSVEGTYLPHQAHRDAAAARARPKTSKLVTDPALREQVELGLERKLSPEQISNRLVKDFPDDESMRVSHETIYKALYFQARGGLKREVQTALRTGRTRRKPQRQPGQRQHRFVEEMIMISERPAEADDRAVPGHWEGDLIMGENNRSAIATLVERTTRYTMLVHLPGGHDAEQVRDGLIATMKTLPGHLRGSLTWDQGCEMAKHKQFSIATDMAVYFCDPHSPWQRGTNENTNGLLRQYFPKGTDLSIHGPEDLEHVAQELNGRPRKTLDWDTPAERLRDLLTT; this is translated from the coding sequence ATCACGCGCGCAGCCAAGGAGGTGGGCGTGCATCCGGGTACTGCGCGGGACTGGCATCACGGGGTCCGCAGGGTGGGCAACACGCGGGTCTATCCCGATGGGCGGGTCGTGGACTACGGCACCACAACCCGATACTCCACTTCCATGACCCCATCAGCTGACGCGGTGATCAGCGACCGTTACCTGTGCCTGGACCAGCGGCTGGCGATCGCCGATGGGCGGGTCAACAAACTCACCTTGACCGCGATCGCGGCCGGCATCGGCAAGGACAAGTCCACAGTCTCTCGTGAGATCCGCGCCCACAGTGTTGAAGGAACCTACCTGCCCCACCAAGCCCACCGCGACGCTGCGGCCGCCAGGGCCCGGCCCAAGACCTCAAAGCTGGTCACCGATCCCGCGTTGCGTGAGCAGGTCGAGCTGGGTCTGGAGCGGAAGTTGTCGCCGGAGCAGATTTCGAACAGGCTCGTCAAGGACTTCCCCGACGACGAGAGCATGCGCGTGAGCCACGAGACGATCTACAAGGCGCTCTACTTCCAGGCCCGCGGCGGCCTCAAACGCGAAGTCCAGACCGCGCTGCGCACCGGACGGACCCGCCGCAAACCACAACGCCAGCCCGGCCAGCGCCAGCACCGGTTCGTCGAGGAGATGATCATGATCTCCGAGCGGCCCGCCGAGGCCGACGATCGCGCGGTTCCCGGCCACTGGGAAGGCGACCTGATCATGGGCGAGAACAACCGGTCCGCGATCGCCACCCTGGTCGAACGCACCACCCGCTACACGATGCTGGTCCACCTGCCCGGCGGCCACGACGCCGAACAGGTCCGCGACGGTCTCATCGCGACGATGAAAACCCTGCCCGGCCATCTGCGCGGCTCGCTGACCTGGGACCAGGGCTGCGAAATGGCCAAACACAAACAGTTCTCCATCGCCACCGACATGGCCGTCTACTTCTGCGACCCGCACTCCCCCTGGCAGCGCGGCACCAACGAAAACACCAACGGACTACTGCGCCAGTACTTCCCCAAGGGCACCGACCTGA
- a CDS encoding helix-turn-helix domain-containing protein — protein sequence MTVDYLSRIGNLIRDARKHRGWTQTQLADVLGTSQSAVNRIEKGHQNLTLEMLARIGEALDSEIVSLGGGPVHLRVVGGRRLSGSIDVKSSKNAGVALLCASLLNKGRTTLRKVARIEEVNRLLEVLNSIGVKTTWLNDAGDLEIVPPANLDLAGMDAEAARRTRSIIMFLGPLMHREDTFNLPYAGGCDLGTRTVEPHMAALRPFGLEIKASAGEYHALVNRAISPGKPIVLTERGDTVTENAIMAAARFDGVTVIRNASSNYMVQDLCFYLELLGVRIDGVGSTTLTVHGVADIDVDVDYAPSEDPIEAMSLLTAAIVTSSEITIRRVPIEFMEIELALLEEMGLDYSRTDEYLAENGRTRLVDLTTRPSELHAPTDKIHPMPFPGLNIDNLPFFAAIAATATGQTLIHDWVYENRAIYLTDLNKLGASVKLLDPHRVMIEGPTHFSGAEIMCPPALRPAVVTLIAMMAAKGTSVLRSVYVINRGYEDLATRLNSLGAQIETFRDI from the coding sequence ATGACTGTCGACTACCTGAGCCGGATCGGCAACTTGATCCGGGATGCCCGTAAGCACCGCGGTTGGACCCAGACTCAACTCGCGGACGTGCTCGGGACAAGCCAGAGTGCCGTCAACCGGATCGAAAAGGGTCATCAGAACCTCACTCTCGAGATGCTCGCCCGGATCGGTGAAGCACTCGACTCTGAGATTGTCTCTCTCGGTGGGGGCCCGGTCCACCTCCGTGTGGTCGGTGGACGCAGGTTGTCGGGTTCGATCGACGTTAAATCTTCCAAGAACGCCGGCGTCGCCCTGCTCTGCGCCTCGCTGCTGAACAAGGGCCGCACCACCCTGCGCAAGGTCGCGCGGATCGAAGAGGTCAACCGCCTGCTCGAGGTGCTGAACAGCATCGGCGTGAAGACCACCTGGCTGAACGACGCCGGCGACCTCGAGATCGTGCCGCCCGCCAACCTCGACCTCGCCGGGATGGACGCCGAGGCCGCTCGCCGTACCCGCAGCATCATCATGTTCCTCGGCCCGCTGATGCACCGCGAGGACACCTTCAACCTGCCGTACGCCGGTGGCTGCGACCTCGGTACCCGCACGGTCGAGCCGCACATGGCCGCGCTGCGCCCGTTCGGCCTGGAGATCAAGGCGTCGGCCGGCGAGTACCACGCGCTGGTCAACCGCGCGATCAGCCCGGGCAAGCCGATCGTGCTGACCGAGCGCGGCGACACCGTCACCGAGAACGCGATCATGGCCGCCGCCCGCTTCGACGGCGTGACGGTGATCCGCAACGCCAGCTCGAACTACATGGTCCAGGACCTGTGCTTCTACCTGGAGCTGCTGGGTGTGCGCATCGACGGCGTCGGCAGTACGACGCTGACGGTGCACGGGGTCGCGGACATCGACGTGGACGTGGATTACGCGCCGTCGGAGGACCCGATCGAGGCGATGAGCCTGCTGACCGCGGCGATCGTGACCAGCTCCGAGATCACCATTCGCCGCGTGCCGATCGAGTTCATGGAGATCGAGCTGGCGCTGCTGGAGGAGATGGGCCTCGACTACAGCCGCACCGACGAGTACCTGGCCGAGAATGGCCGGACGCGGTTGGTCGACCTGACCACGCGCCCGTCGGAGCTGCACGCGCCGACCGACAAGATCCACCCGATGCCGTTCCCGGGGTTGAACATCGACAACCTGCCGTTCTTCGCGGCCATCGCGGCGACGGCTACTGGTCAGACGTTGATCCATGACTGGGTTTACGAGAACCGGGCGATCTATTTGACGGATCTCAATAAGCTCGGCGCCTCGGTCAAGCTGCTCGATCCGCACCGCGTGATGATCGAGGGGCCGACCCATTTCTCGGGCGCGGAGATCATGTGTCCGCCGGCGCTCCGTCCTGCGGTGGTCACGTTGATCGCGATGATGGCGGCGAAGGGGACGTCGGTGCTCCGCAGCGTGTACGTCATCAACCGCGGCTACGAAGACCTCGCCACCCGCCTCAACTCGCTAGGCGCCCAAATCGAAACCTTCCGCGACATCTAA
- a CDS encoding YciI family protein: MATFAVQLKFTDNDRRMAVRPAHREYLGELRDAGKLVAAGPFADQTGALLFYDVADEAELRDILAKDPYTPADCCEVVLLTEWQPLFPFTN, from the coding sequence ATGGCGACTTTTGCGGTTCAGTTGAAGTTCACCGACAACGATCGGCGGATGGCCGTGCGGCCCGCCCACCGGGAATACCTGGGCGAACTGCGCGACGCGGGCAAGCTCGTCGCGGCCGGCCCGTTCGCGGATCAGACCGGCGCGTTGCTCTTCTACGACGTGGCGGACGAGGCGGAGCTGCGCGACATCCTGGCCAAGGATCCGTACACCCCGGCCGATTGCTGCGAGGTCGTCCTGCTCACCGAGTGGCAGCCGCTCTTCCCGTTCACCAACTGA
- a CDS encoding GMC oxidoreductase codes for MSHIIRSGEGCEQFDAVVVGTGFGGSVAAARLAQAGQRVVVLERGRRWVPGSFPRNDSNLKDGWLWANGRGLYDVRWLDRMISVQGAGWGGGSLVYANVFARPPAEVFIDHWPKSYRRETLDPYYDLAAHMLEVSQVPADPITGRFPLRTAAMELAVENMGRPAGTVRPQLAVRFKQGDTAANTAGNTAGDTAGNAGGNAGGNLGGSDGADVSSGQGRGEGGGQGGGEGSGEGSGRGGGGGGGGDDGGEGGGAGGGVDRVVVNRHGGVQRSCTFVGECVLGCNRGAKNSLDFNYLTIAERLGAEARVECEVTRIGTAPDGGYEVEYIDHLAARTQVIRAPRVFLGAGAVGTTELLLKAKKSDDLPALSETLGHGFSGNGDFLAFVRGTKVPLDPDHGPTITTTSIVDCEIGGRRLWFQVQDGSYPRKLAMLVSGLNPVHAPFALLRSGLTKLRPSQGRPRRGDNIMTLLLMGRDSSDGRLFLDQNDEAAVEWDNLANKDLYRAESRASREVARQLSGRNNLTPTWRFMRKAVTVHNLGGVPMGPDARTSVIDEYGQVHGYPGLYVVDGAAVPGATGTNPSATITAMAERMLEHAVRDILGDETWRAPEAADVVPAEVPEDVAMAAMAESREEHAGNGVRFRERMTGTARFADGPAAVDLKLSVRLPGWRSFLADRHRRMTVKGTIDVAGIASEAAVDGTLALFPVATEGEAMAYDLAFTADDGTAWVLRGTKTQRVGKPLAVWRDLTTLDFTVAGHECAGDGVLHISTAGAAQLGLSLQGEGYTRRRRLLMRARFLTYFARGAVAGIRGDKAAGEAAG; via the coding sequence ATGTCTCACATCATTAGGTCGGGCGAGGGTTGCGAGCAGTTCGATGCCGTGGTGGTCGGTACCGGGTTCGGGGGATCGGTTGCCGCGGCGCGGTTGGCGCAGGCGGGGCAGCGGGTGGTTGTGCTGGAGCGTGGGCGGCGGTGGGTGCCGGGGTCGTTTCCGCGCAATGACAGCAACCTGAAGGACGGCTGGTTGTGGGCGAACGGGCGTGGGCTGTACGACGTGCGCTGGCTCGATCGGATGATCAGCGTGCAGGGCGCGGGCTGGGGCGGCGGTTCGCTCGTATACGCGAACGTCTTCGCCCGCCCACCCGCGGAGGTCTTCATCGACCATTGGCCGAAGAGCTACCGCCGCGAGACGCTCGACCCGTACTACGACTTGGCCGCCCACATGCTGGAGGTAAGCCAGGTGCCGGCCGACCCGATCACCGGGCGGTTCCCGTTGCGCACGGCCGCGATGGAGTTGGCCGTCGAGAACATGGGCCGTCCGGCCGGCACAGTCCGCCCCCAACTCGCCGTCCGCTTCAAGCAAGGCGACACCGCGGCCAACACGGCGGGCAACACCGCGGGCGACACGGCCGGCAACGCAGGCGGCAACGCGGGCGGCAATTTGGGCGGTAGCGATGGCGCCGACGTCAGCAGCGGTCAAGGCAGGGGTGAAGGCGGCGGTCAAGGCGGCGGTGAAGGCAGCGGTGAAGGCAGCGGCCGGGGCGGCGGAGGCGGCGGCGGTGGTGACGATGGTGGTGAAGGTGGTGGTGCAGGTGGTGGGGTTGATCGGGTAGTGGTTAACAGGCATGGCGGGGTGCAGCGGAGTTGTACGTTCGTGGGGGAGTGCGTGCTCGGGTGCAATCGCGGCGCCAAGAACAGCCTTGACTTCAACTACCTCACGATCGCTGAGCGGCTCGGCGCCGAGGCCCGAGTTGAGTGCGAGGTGACGCGTATCGGCACCGCGCCCGACGGCGGTTACGAGGTGGAGTATATCGACCATTTGGCCGCCCGAACCCAAGTGATTCGCGCGCCCCGAGTCTTCCTTGGCGCCGGCGCTGTCGGGACCACCGAGTTGTTGCTCAAGGCAAAGAAATCCGACGACTTGCCGGCGTTGTCCGAAACTCTCGGGCACGGGTTCTCCGGCAACGGCGACTTCCTCGCGTTCGTCCGCGGTACCAAGGTGCCGCTCGATCCCGATCACGGCCCGACCATCACCACCACCAGCATCGTGGACTGCGAGATCGGCGGCCGGCGCCTCTGGTTCCAGGTCCAGGACGGCAGCTACCCACGCAAACTGGCCATGCTCGTCAGCGGCCTCAACCCCGTGCACGCGCCCTTCGCCCTACTCCGATCAGGCCTCACCAAACTCCGCCCAAGCCAGGGCCGCCCGCGTCGTGGCGACAACATCATGACGCTGCTGTTGATGGGCCGGGACTCGTCGGACGGCCGGTTGTTCCTCGACCAGAACGACGAGGCCGCCGTCGAGTGGGACAACCTGGCGAACAAGGACCTCTACCGCGCCGAGAGCCGTGCCTCCCGCGAGGTCGCCCGCCAGCTCTCCGGCCGGAACAACCTCACCCCGACCTGGCGGTTCATGCGCAAGGCCGTCACCGTGCACAACCTCGGCGGCGTACCGATGGGCCCGGACGCGCGCACTAGCGTGATCGACGAGTACGGCCAGGTGCACGGATATCCCGGGCTGTACGTCGTCGACGGCGCCGCGGTTCCGGGCGCCACCGGCACGAACCCGTCCGCGACCATCACCGCCATGGCCGAGCGGATGCTCGAGCACGCCGTACGCGACATCCTCGGCGACGAGACGTGGCGCGCCCCCGAGGCGGCGGACGTCGTACCGGCTGAGGTTCCGGAGGATGTCGCGATGGCGGCGATGGCCGAGTCGCGGGAGGAGCATGCGGGTAATGGCGTGCGCTTCCGGGAGCGGATGACCGGTACGGCGCGATTCGCCGACGGCCCTGCGGCAGTGGACCTCAAGCTGTCGGTCCGGCTGCCCGGGTGGAGGTCGTTCCTGGCCGATCGCCACCGCCGGATGACGGTCAAGGGGACGATCGACGTTGCGGGTATCGCCTCGGAGGCGGCGGTCGACGGCACGCTCGCGCTGTTCCCGGTGGCCACGGAAGGCGAGGCGATGGCGTACGACTTGGCCTTCACGGCGGACGACGGTACGGCGTGGGTATTGCGCGGGACGAAGACCCAGCGGGTGGGCAAGCCGTTGGCCGTTTGGCGAGACCTCACGACGCTCGACTTCACGGTGGCCGGGCATGAGTGCGCGGGCGACGGCGTACTCCACATCAGCACGGCGGGTGCGGCGCAGCTCGGGTTGTCGCTCCAAGGCGAGGGCTATACCCGGCGGCGTCGGCTGCTGATGCGCGCTCGCTTCCTGACCTACTTCGCTCGCGGCGCCGTCGCGGGTATCCGCGGCGACAAGGCAGCCGGCGAGGCGGCCGGATAG
- a CDS encoding class I SAM-dependent methyltransferase produces MYDRARPGYPSELYDVLGAALVERPRVLEVGCGTGQATRPMVERGWSVTAVELSPELANVARRNLPEADIVTASFEDWPLPAEPYDLVIAATSWHWVDPEIRVVKAAQALRPGGSLAVVSTLHVAGGTQQFFDDMQACYDRFDADGADPGRQLTPEALVADGSEEFDRSGLFGPVEFHRWGWDREYTTEEYLAVLSTYSGHRSMTSEAREGLYTCLSTLIDRNHDGRITKRYLNVLSLAPRL; encoded by the coding sequence TTGTATGACCGGGCTCGGCCGGGGTATCCGAGTGAGTTGTACGACGTGCTCGGCGCCGCGTTGGTGGAGAGGCCGCGGGTGCTCGAGGTCGGGTGTGGAACGGGGCAGGCGACTCGGCCGATGGTCGAACGCGGATGGTCCGTCACCGCCGTGGAACTCAGCCCAGAACTGGCGAACGTTGCCCGCCGCAACCTTCCGGAGGCGGACATCGTGACCGCGTCCTTCGAGGACTGGCCGCTGCCCGCGGAGCCGTACGACCTGGTCATCGCGGCGACCTCGTGGCACTGGGTCGATCCAGAAATCCGGGTGGTGAAAGCCGCGCAAGCCTTGCGCCCGGGCGGTTCACTCGCGGTGGTATCGACGCTGCACGTTGCCGGTGGGACTCAGCAGTTCTTCGACGATATGCAGGCGTGTTACGACCGCTTCGACGCAGACGGCGCCGATCCCGGCCGGCAGCTCACGCCGGAGGCCTTGGTGGCGGATGGCTCGGAAGAGTTCGACCGCTCGGGTCTGTTCGGGCCGGTCGAGTTCCACCGCTGGGGCTGGGATCGGGAGTACACGACTGAGGAATACCTCGCGGTCCTCTCGACGTACTCCGGCCACCGGTCCATGACCTCCGAGGCCCGCGAAGGCCTCTACACCTGCCTCTCCACGCTCATCGACCGCAACCACGACGGCCGCATAACCAAGCGCTACCTCAACGTCCTATCCCTCGCACCCCGCCTCTGA